ACGGGATCGATTCAGTGGAAGAGCGGGAGGCTGTGATGCAGAAGGTCCTTAAGATGGTCAACATCCAGTCCGACTACCTGATGCGCTATCCCCACGAGTTTTCCGGCGGACAGCGCCAGCGTCTCTGTATCGCCAGGGCCCTTGAGGTGATGCCGGAGGTGCTGATCTGCGACGAGCCGGTGTCTGCCTTGGACGTATCGATCCAGGCGCAGGTCTTAAACCTGATGAAAGAGATCCAGAAGGAGATGAATTTAACATACCTGTTCATCGCCCATGACTTATCGGTGGTGCAGTACATGTCCGACCGGATCATGGTAATGTATCTGGGGCGGATCGTGGAGGTGGCGGATTCCCGCGCACTGTACGACGAGCCGCTGCATCCCTACACCAGGGCGCTGCTTTCTGCGATCCCGGTGGCGGATATCCATAAGAAGAAAAAACGCCAGGTGTTGGAGGGCGAGGTGCCAAGTCCCATCCACAAACCGGACGGCTGCCCGTTCCACAACCGCTGTCCGAAATGCATGGAGATCTGCAAGACCCAGGCGCCGAATATGGTCCATCACGGAGCCGAGGGGCATATGGTGGCCTGCCATCTCTATGATAAGGAGGCGGTGGAGGCGTGATCTACACAGACAGGGAGCATCTGGCCCGCTACAGAGGGATATCGGAAAGCCTTGACACAGCGCTTGACTATCTGATGGAGCATGGCACGGATGGCCTGATGCCGGGCCGCAATGAGGTGGACGGCGATGAGGTATTTATCAACCGTTTCCACTATACCACCATGCCTCAGGAGGAAGCGGCTTTCGAGGCCCATGAGGTTTATGCAGACATCCATCTGGTGGTGGAAGGCAGAGAGTATATCGGCGTAACGCCCCTAAACCGCCTTCAGATCACGAAGGTGGATCAGGAGAGTGACAACATCGAGTGCGGCGGGGAGGTGGAGCTTCTCCTTCCCATGGAACCGGGAAAGGTGCTGGTCGTATTTCCGGAGGACGCCCATATGGTGAAGATTGCAGACGGCAGTCCGTCCCATGTGGAAAAGGCAGTTGTTAAGGTACGCATGTAGTGGTATGATAGAAAACAGCATAAAAAATAAAAATGAGTATTTTGTACGAAATTTATTATAAGAAAGGAGCGGCAGCCCGGCAGTCCCGGGCGCCGCGGACAGGGGAAAAATCATGAGAGATATCACAAAGTATCAGGGGATCATCCCGGCATTTTATGCATGCTATGATGAGAAAGGCGAGATCAGCCCGGAGGGCGTGGAGGCACTGACCCGTTACATGATCGATAAAGGCGTGAAGGGTGTCTATGTAGGCGGTTCCTCAGGCGAGTGCATTTACCAGGGCGTGGCAGAGCGCAAGCTGGTGCTGGAGCACGTGATGAAAGCGGCAGATGGAAAGCTGACCGTCATCGCCCATGTTGCCTGCAACAACACCGCAGACAGCTGTGAACTGGCTGCCCATGCGGAAAGCCTCGGCGTCGATGCCATCGCGGCGATCCCGCCGATCTACTTCCATCTGCCGGAGTACGCCATCGCCCAGTACTGGAACGACATCTCCGCCGCTGCTCCCAATACGGACTTCGTGATCTACAACATCCCGCAGCTGGCAGGAGTGGCCCTGACCATGCCTCTGTTCCACGAGATGCTTAAGAACCCCAACGTGGCGGCAGTCAAGAACAGCTCCATGCCGGTACAGGACATTCAGATGTTCAAGATGGACGGCGGCGACGGCTTCGTCGTGTTTAACGGGCCGGACGAGCAGTTAGTCAGCGGCCTCGCCATGGGCGCAGACGGCGGGATCGGCGGAACCTACGGCGTGATG
This portion of the Clostridium sp. AN503 genome encodes:
- a CDS encoding oligopeptide/dipeptide ABC transporter ATP-binding protein; protein product: MSEKREVIFKIENLKTWFPITKGMFKKVVGHVKAVDDVSLEVYRGETLGIVGESGCGKSTFGKTAMMLERPTGGQVMFNFGGEFKDITKFSKDEMFQFRKKVQMVFQDPYSALNPQKKIYSSFEEPLKVHGIDSVEEREAVMQKVLKMVNIQSDYLMRYPHEFSGGQRQRLCIARALEVMPEVLICDEPVSALDVSIQAQVLNLMKEIQKEMNLTYLFIAHDLSVVQYMSDRIMVMYLGRIVEVADSRALYDEPLHPYTRALLSAIPVADIHKKKKRQVLEGEVPSPIHKPDGCPFHNRCPKCMEICKTQAPNMVHHGAEGHMVACHLYDKEAVEA
- a CDS encoding YhcH/YjgK/YiaL family protein, whose translation is MIYTDREHLARYRGISESLDTALDYLMEHGTDGLMPGRNEVDGDEVFINRFHYTTMPQEEAAFEAHEVYADIHLVVEGREYIGVTPLNRLQITKVDQESDNIECGGEVELLLPMEPGKVLVVFPEDAHMVKIADGSPSHVEKAVVKVRM
- a CDS encoding dihydrodipicolinate synthase family protein, with product MRDITKYQGIIPAFYACYDEKGEISPEGVEALTRYMIDKGVKGVYVGGSSGECIYQGVAERKLVLEHVMKAADGKLTVIAHVACNNTADSCELAAHAESLGVDAIAAIPPIYFHLPEYAIAQYWNDISAAAPNTDFVIYNIPQLAGVALTMPLFHEMLKNPNVAAVKNSSMPVQDIQMFKMDGGDGFVVFNGPDEQLVSGLAMGADGGIGGTYGVMPELYVKMFDLVKEEKYAEARKIQYAADAIIYKMCSCRGNLYAVMKEILKIREGLELGSVRKPMPGLAESDMPCVKECAEMIGKAIAEFC